In one window of Bacillota bacterium DNA:
- a CDS encoding helix-turn-helix transcriptional regulator: MIGQRIRELRREHNLTQQQFAALFNLNDSTISLYENEKREPEYHTLVKIADHFNVTVDWLLGRVDNKNIAIIECEYIPKDLLNVGVEYLKLAKEIYDKKIPPEDIRKIIAAINALEDK; the protein is encoded by the coding sequence ATGATAGGTCAAAGAATAAGGGAGTTGCGTAGGGAACATAACCTTACTCAGCAGCAATTTGCTGCTCTTTTCAATTTGAACGACAGCACTATTTCCCTTTATGAAAACGAGAAAAGAGAGCCGGAATATCATACCTTGGTAAAAATTGCCGACCACTTCAATGTAACTGTCGATTGGCTTCTTGGAAGGGTAGATAACAAGAATATAGCAATAATTGAATGTGAGTATATCCCCAAAGATTTACTCAATGTTGGTGTAGAATACCTTAAACTGGCAAAGGAAATATACGACAAAAAAATCCCTCCTGAAGATATAAGAAAAATAATTGCAGCTATAAATGCCCTTGAAGACAAATAG